The Tenebrio molitor chromosome 5, icTenMoli1.1, whole genome shotgun sequence genome segment ttttttcactcatttgcttgattgattgataaaactgcaaatttatgaaaaaaagtatgacttttaTAACTAGTTGTAAAATAtactacggggtgatcaagaaggactgtttaagttggtaacactgaattgtattttaaatcgtataacaggagtaactttcggttgttgatggcttgtcgttgttaatgctatacctacatcagatatttgtaaaataaaccaacaaaacatatccggttgcagtgttataaataaccgaattaaaaaattttctcaattgtactgccaacttaaacagtccttcttgatcacccgtttgtttcattgtcattattgacagctgacatacatttcaaatttcaacatcttggtttttgtaatcttttattgataaatacctTTTCCTCGCTttaacttgtttgttttaaaaaaaaaccttcattttttgacaaatttagcCAACAGGGTCACAAAAAATTTACCAGAGTTTTATTgctgccaactcaaacagtaattgCTCCAGTAGAGAGAGACCAACCAAATACCAAACCACGTGCCAAGCCAACTGGACCAACCGACCAACTGTTGCCAACCTTTTGCCAACCACTATTTTCATTTGTTATCTTGTTGTGAACGTGCTTTGCCGGTTTAAATTCCGAATAAcctccaaataaaaaaaaaatctaaattttactGATCGCGGTTGAAAAAcatacatttcaaaaatatttattgtgaaAATGGTAAATTTGGGTGACATTTTTCCCAACTTTGAAGCAGAAACAACTATTGGAAAAATCAATTTCCATGACTGGCTTGGCGATTTGTAAcgtgtaatttaattttttaaatgttttctcAATTTAGTTTTATAGATGGGGTGTGCTATTTTCACATCCTGCTGACTTTACACCCGTTTGTACCACTGAATTAGCGAGAGTTGTACAATTGCAgtcagaatttgaaaaacGTGGTGTTAAAGTAATTGCCTTATCATGTGATCCAGTTGAGACACACAGAAAATGGTTGAATGATATTAAAGTATATGCAGGATGTTCTACTGAAGGTTTTCCATACCCTATTATAGCTGATGAAGATCGCAAACTTTCAACTTCTTTGCAAATGATTGATCCTGATGAAAGAGATGCTGATGGTATTCCCTTAACTGCTAGGGCAGTGTTTATTATTGATCCCAGGAAGAGAATGAGACTATCAATTTTATATCCAGCTACAACAGGGAGGAACTTTaggtgatttttttatttttattttctttaaattgatttttaactTTTGTAGTGAAATTTTGAGAGTTATTGATTCACTTCAGTTAACTGATAAACATAAAGTTGCAACTCCAGTAGACTGGAAGGTGAGTATTATATGttactaattaaaattataatccaCACTACAATTTTAAAGCCTCAAGAACATGTGATGGTACAACCTTCAGTATCTGATGAAGAAGTAAAAACCTTATTCCCACTATTAACTATTGTTGCATTACCATCaggtaaaaattatataaggAAGACTCCTCATCCTTAAATTATTAAACCAAATGTATAATGTAGAAatggcaaaatatttttttacctatttgttatttttaaatatagtcAGTTTCATGAAGTTGTGTTAGTTTAATTTAGGAAGTAactcattttataaaatcaagtattttttaaataaaagactCCAACTTAGTTTATTTATGGcacataattacatattatacagTAGAccagttttaaaataaatatttttggtgcaaaatttcgaaaattttacaaataaataaaattcactaTAAAAACTGATGAGATTCCAAAACAAATACATTCCAAAATTACTCTAATacatatgacaataaagttgGCAAGGTATCACAATTCATCTTCAAAGTGTTGGATATTATGCAAATGATCACCATAATCTGTTGCTTCACTTCCAACAAATGTATCATGATGTTCTAAGACTTCATCAAAACTCAGTAGTTCATCATGATCATCATCACTAGATGCAAATAAATGTTGAACCTCTTCTTCTGCAATTTCCCTGtgaattgaatttaaaaaaaaatgaaacaactaTTGTAGCAACTCACTCATTACTAGGAACAACCCatgataaaatttcattactgGAAAGCTTGCCATCACCATCTTTATCTAAATCACTATCAAATTTATCTTTTTCAACTTGAAGCCAATCTTTATCATGTTCTTCAGCTCTATCACCTACAAATTCTTGGAAACTAATAAACCTATCTCCATCCTTATCTTTTTCTCGAAGAGTCTGTTCCAATATAATGGGAAGCATGGAAGGGTGTTCTTCTGGATGAGAAAATGCATTCCATTCTTTTGAATCTAGTACTCCATCATTATTTATATCTGCAGCTTTCCACATTTCCTTATCATCTCTTATTAACTACCAAAATTTATCACCATCAGTTTATAAATATCATAATGTGTCATATTATAATAAAAGATAAGAAAATTGGATAACCCATTGATTCATAATATGAAATTATGATATAATTAAGGTGTATTGCCTATCTACTATTAAGCTtagataaacaaatttttacttaaaatatttacatactTGATCATTTTCATCTCCAATTGATAGATTTTCTTCATTGTCCATCCCATAAGCATCAGATAAGTATTCTTGCCAAGTAACAAGTCCATTGTTATCTTCATCTGCATCTTCTAGACGTTCATTTGCTTCTTCTTCTGATaacattcttaaaaataattataaattaagtGATTTTAAAAAGCTATTCACATACTTAAAAGAACGTAAAATCCATGTTTTTAGCTCCTTTTTATCTACTTGTTGATCAtcatttaaatccattttctttaataaaattcttaaaCGCCTTTTTGCTTCATCTGGTGACAGATGGTCATATTCTTCTGCTTCTTTATGACTGCCTAAAATAACTTCATGGTCAAATTCATTATGATGTTCACCACTATCAGAAAAATGTGAGTGATCTCTAGGGCTATACGCCCCGTCTGATTCTCGTTCTTTATGCACATCATTTGAATGACTGTGCATGACACCAGCATCACTAAATTGTATCAAATTTAAGGCTAATGCACATACTAGCAGTACAACTGCAAAATTGATACACATCATACTTCTTAATATTGGTGTTAGTGAAAGAAGTTTAGCAAAATAAACACCATTTACTATTcagtaaatgtcataacaCCATTGTTTATAAATCAGCTGTCTGTCAAAATCACAGATcacagaataaaattgacaagccAAATCCGTGAAGCAATGTTGCCAGATCTACCGCTAAagccgtggagggagaaaagactggagatggcactatataaattcaaataagtgtaccggcccgcgaaaactacagagtcataaaaggtttctgaatatagacgctaggccaatagcttccttcgccttccttccaggcgcattgtgcttctttatctagcacattgtggactgggtcataaaaggttgttgcacgtgcttttagagggttcggatttttaacatgggaagcataggaaatgccatctccagtcttttctccctccacggctAAAGCGGTATTTCTATTCATATTTTCTATTCTAccgttttgaaatttcatctACCGTTCTCCAGTCTTCTTCACTTCTTCTACCGTTTTTTGTTTGTATACTTTTACAATTATTCCGGAGTGCCAACCCACTAAATTTAACTCAgtcattaaaagtcacccgTATAACAAATATCATATATAACTTCAACAGTTGTTGACAGTAAAGCTTGTTACACAATCAGTTTACATAAATCGTAAGGCGTAACACATAAAGAATAACGACAAAACGTAAAATTTCAGGCCGTATCGTATGTAATGTTACACAATGAGcatatactcaatttcatataaatgtgcatctaagcaagccatgaaaatctgattttcagttggtagtaaagctaaagctttcagttgcttgctctgcgcgaacccgatttgattaattttttagtttttgcccattttaacattgctgatttcaaaagcaatgttacgtctttttactgattgaattaaagtaattcttatttgtttttgtctttgtatttttaccaagtaaagatttattagacatgaccttcataaatgtgacttttgtaatgtaactaaattaaaggtgcttttacaaatgcacagctcacttgatgaacatttatatgaaatcaattatatcaAGCATAAAGCATAACCATAAGGTTGGATTCttatgtactatggcggacaataaatttaggccggcaaatttctgacatttcaaaaaagtcaatgcaagcgaccctttattgtcattatgactgatgtgtcagtttgccaaactgaaggttttcaagctgtttggcgttcccttcgcctttttcgtaacttacagatcatgacgcactagcataacttgTATTTGGAATTCTCCCAAAGTAAAAAGTACGCTTTCAGTGTCATTAAAGCATTAAGTACACATATGGATTTTGACGTGACAGAAAAGTGATGActagtttttattgccggcCATTACATACATTTACGTAATtacgtactatggcggacaataaatttaggccggcctgtcattgagttgacatcaaaatgtgaagctggcattatgttcaactaaccccattttcgatttttgtcattcttgtcatcgtgacagcgataatcaaaattaaaattgagaaaagaagcgagcaccagagagaagtgctactacaaatcagttatgctagtgcgtcatgatctgtaagttacgaaaaagacgaaaggaaacgccaaacagcttgaaaaccttcagtttgacaaactgacacatcagtcataatgacaataaatggtcgcttgcattgacttttttgaaatgtcagaaatttgccggcctaaatttattgtccgccatagtacatttttgggatatcttttgtttgtcactagaaaccacatagcctccaacctaaccaaatttatggcaacctaatgacgaatatccctaaatcctagggagtaatccatttttgacacgagagcacaacctaaaaaatttatatgaTTCCTGATTGGTTGACCATAAACATTATACGACGTCTATGTGAATATGAATCGGTTTTTATGTCTTATGGTTATGCGTTATGTCTTATGTTTTATGCAAACTCATTTTGTAACAAGCTTAAGTAACGCAGAGAAATTAATCGAACTGTGTGGAAATTCCGTTGAGACGTGACATCACAGAACAGTTACtcttttttgacaattgtcaaacatgtcataacaattttttcttttcccgtttttttttttgcaaccactGTAGCTCCTTTTTAcctatttttgtaaatacgtttcattaaaaaattccacCTGATTCTTTTTGTTGCTGATAGAACCGGTAGATCTTTTTAGTCGATTATCAGATTATCTAAACTAAGCatttttatgcttatttttgatcatagaaCTGCCCGGAAAATTAGTCGGTCGAATTCTGATACATTGTCACTGTAGATGAAAATGTGGCAACAGTGTCAAGACGTGGTAAAGACTGTCAAGTTGGTGATCTTCACGAATTTctaatttatgattttttaattgtgttgccgaaataataaaattacaattcttgataaaaaaaaaaaatgtgggcAGACACGTtacttattgtttttatttcaatttgcaCCGCACTTTTGGGAGAAGGCTTGACATGGTTAATGGTTTATCGCACTGagaaatatcaaaaattgaAGACAGAAGTAGAgaaacaaagcaaaagacgtatggttttaatatttaaatcatATCTATACTGtgttttatcaatttataGTTGAAAAACGTAAGGAAGCTCATGGAGATTCATTAGACAAACAacacaagaagaaaattgaaaGGGAAGAGGAGCGTTTGAAAAACAATAATAGAGACCTTTCTTTGGTCAAAATGAAATCCATGTTTGCTATAGGTTTTGCTTTTACAGCTTTACTTAGTATGTTCAACAGTATGTAAGTCTTTGCAACATGTTGTTACAGAACAAAACTAtagatatttatattttgtagtTTTGATGGAAGAGTTGTTGCACGTTTGCCTTTTTTGCCATTGACTTGGATACAAGGTTTAAGTCACAGAAATTTACCTGGTGATGATTATTATGATTGTTCTTTTATATTTCTGTATATATTATGTACAATGTCTATAAggcaaaatattcaaaaactaTTAGGTTTTGCACCCTCTAGAGCAGCTTCAAAACAAGGCAATAGCATATTTGGCCCCTCACCTGGACAATTTAAGTAATTAGATACTTACTattgtcaacaaataaatattaaaaatttatttaatggaataatttattcttaacatgtaaataaataataattacaacaataaacagaaaaactgcacaattaataatttcacattgtaaaaattataatgtgcATTTAACATACTTGATgggttacatttttaatttacaaggTAGTACACATTTACAATGGAATTTCAAAGTTAATATCTAACTTGGCATCACGAGCCAAACTAACAATGTTAGataatttaactgctaaacgGGCAGCTTCATCAAGATTATCAACAGGTAAGATCTTCAATCCTGAGCTGGCTATTAAAACTTTGGCGTCATCAACGTTAGTGCCTTGCAAACGACACACAATTGGCATTTTTAGACTCAATTCTTTTGCAGCTGCAATAATACCTTCTGCAATTACATCACATCTCATGATTCCACCAAAAATGTTCACAAGAATAGCATGAACTTTAGGATCAGCTGTGATAATTTTAAAAGCTTCCTTAACAGCTTGTGCTGTAGCTCCACCTCCTACATCAAGAAAATTAGCTGGGGATCCACCATGAAGAGAAATAATGTCCATGGTAGCCATAGCTAAGCCAGCACCATTAACAAGACAACCAATGTTACCATCTAAAGCTATGTAGTTTAGATCAAATTTTGCTGCAGCTACTTCTTTTTCATCTTCTTGTGTCCAGTCTCGCAGAGCAAATAATTCTTTTTGTCTAAATGCTGCATTGTCATCAAAACGGAACTTAGCATCAAGAGAGAAATCTTAAAtgataaaatgtcaaaacatttcattacaGTTGCACCAGGATAACTTACAGGTTTCACCTGCATCTTCAGCATAAGGATTAATCTCTATAAGCAGTGCATCTTTCTTGCAAAATAAATCATACATTTTCAAGAGCATTTGTCCAGTTTTCTCTTTTTGAGAGCTTAAGCCAACTTTAACAGCAACAGTTTCTGCTTGTTCCTTACTCAAGCCTTTACTAATGTCAATTGGCTCATATAAAATTGCATCTGGATTTTCAGCAGCAACTTCTTCAATATTCACACCTCCTTGTGATGATGCAATAATTACTGGACCCTGGAAAAATTGTtataatgttattaaaaacatatatGTGCTTAACATACAGCAAAAGCACGTTCCATCATaatggcaaaataaaattctttccTAGGAAATTTCCTTTCAGCAACCATAACTAAATTACAAATACGTCCTTTTTCACCAGTTTGTTTAGTAACTAAGTACTGACCAAGCATTTGACCTGAAATATCTTCAGCTTCTTCAGgtctataattattataatagtTAACATAATCTTCAACAACATATTTAAATGCTCACGAGTAAACCATCCTGACACCTCCTTTAAgtccatttttaaaatgacctTTGCCCCGGCCTCCAGCTAAAACTTGTGCTTTAAGTACTATGTCTTTGGTTGCCAATTCTTCAGCAATTTTTTTGGCTTCTTGCTTTGTTTTAGCAACACCAAACTTTGGAACTTGAATCCCAGCATCACGAAGAAGAGTGTAACTTATATGTTCATGAACATTCAAATTTCTCCTCTGCTGTTTCTGAGGCTGCCAACTTGGAGTTATTGATCCCAGGATCTACAATTGTAGTTTCTCATAAGAACATTTTAGTTCTTACATAAGAGTCATATGTaagtttataaataattgcGCTAGCAGGGCTGACACTAATagctaaaaataaatagacCAAATGTTCAAGGCCACACACTTCcatcaaataatattttacaagTAATACTACTTTATATAAccaataatttctaaaaaacaCTGCACTTACCTTTGTTCCATTTTTCAAGAGAACATTTTCGGCCAAAATAACACTTCGCAGCATTGTAGCCATTGttaaatgttataaaattgGGAAGTAGGGCGTATTTTTCAGTTGACAATATTTAGTGTTTTTCCTTCTGCTGTTTTGGCATACTCACGTAATGTCAATTGTCTCTTATTGACGTACAGCGTGCTATTAACCTTTGTAGAATTTGATCGTAAAAACTCAATTGGCTCTAGATTCTAAATTGTTCAAAgatcaaaaaattaacatgTATGACCTTTGCTCAAGTGCTAGTTGAGACTGgttgttaataaatatttgtttttatttgcattGGAACATTTGTAAATAGTCATGTCGTTTTGTTGATATGTTAATAAACCACCAGGAATTATTTGTGTTTAAAGAGCGATACTGTAatctaaatgaaaaaaaaattgactaaaaaaatactgtatttCATTGTCTCAGTTGTGTGTATATACTTTGTGATACTGGTGTAACTTGAACCTGATGGTTATTTAAATCAGTCTTGCACAGTTAGCATATCTTATCAGTTAAAGTTTTTTGATATACTTTAAGACGTCACGTTAACCCCATAATTAACACAATTGGATACCATTACCTCTAAAAATGCTAAAGTGTTCAGAAGTTAATGTTACAAtaagaaaagccaaaaaagaagacatGGTACAGgtatacaaattaattaaggtaatttattataaaaagtaaGGTGTAAAAATGAAGTATTCAGCTGCTGTACATTATCATAATTCAAGATAgccaacaaatttttaataattgttgaAGCAAGGttgtaaaaaatgacaaaaatggtgtgctgtttattttttcaggaTCTAGCAGAGTTTGAAAAACTTGAAAAACAAGTAAAAATTGACGCATCTGTATTAGTTGAAGATGGTTTTAAAACTGAGAATCCTGCTTTCACTTGCCTTGTAGCAGAATTATCAGATGGTCATATAATGGGATATGCACTATATTATATATCATATTCTACTTGGTTGGGAAAGTCTATTTTTCTTGAAGATTTATACATTCAACCTGCTTACCGAAAAATTGGAGTAGgcaaacaattatttatggCTGTAGCAAAAATTGCTCATGAATTGCCCAGTAAAAGAATGGATTTTCATGTTTTATCATGGAATCCTGCAGGGGATTTTTATAAAAGCCTAGGAGCTGAGAATTTGACAACTTCAGAAAAGTGGCAACTATTCAGACTTAATGAAGATGCTTTAAACAAGATGTTTGAATAAAGATGCTTTAAACAAGGTGTTTGTTTAGAGTTATTAATGAAATATGTCAAGATTTATTCAGTTTTAATTAACATGTTGATTTGAGTAGTTCATGTATTTATTTCCCATTGAATGTCCATATTTtgatacaaaaaatgtttttccagCTTGATTTGATTATTGcataaaatcataaatttgATACCtaagtataaaaaatacacaacatgtaaataaatatgtattttgtctattttaaaataaaaatacttaaaaaaGTAATTGTCAAGTATATTACCTATTTCTttgcataaattaacaaaaagagTATTATTACCTATTAGTAATCAGGTAAGTGTAACTGTTTAATACTTAATTTATCAAATGGTGTTCTAAAGCCTCTTACATTTTCTTATTCAATTACTAAATATTACTTACTGATACTTTTTTTCTTAGTAACCCCTAAATGCAACTTTTCATGTACAGCTAAATTATACttttctgcaaatttttttccacaagTGTTACAACTAAACTTCTTTTCACCGGTATGAACTCTTATATGCCTTTTAAGATGAGATCCTGACATTAACAATAATCCACAAATATCACACTTATAAGATTTTTGACCTGTATGACTCAGTCTATGCATATTAAAGGAAGTATGATGAACAAATCGTTTTCCACATAAATCACACTGAAATGGTAATTCAcctaaaatgttttcattattaaatttattacttttaatgtaggtacatattatACCTGTATGTATTGGTATGTGCCTTACTAAAGCACCTTTCTGTGTGAAAGACTTGTTGCAATAGATACATGTAAAAGGATTAATTCCTTTGTGCATGCCTACATGAATTTTTAATGCCTGTTGCCTTTTATATGCTTGCCCACAAATTTCACATACATATGGTCGTTCCTTACTATGAGATGACAAGTGATTTTTAAGCTCTGCTGATGTTCTCCATGTCTTTAAACATTGGTGACATTTATATGGCTTTAATACACTGGTATTTCCCTctcttatttcactttttttcacaattggttcattttccgtttttaagtaatttttttcggtGGGCTCTATTCCATTATTTAATAAAGTGATGTCTTGTAGTGAAGGATTTATTTCAGATATTGAATTAACTTCATCAAAATCAAAGCTTGTGTCTAAATCATGTAGTTCTGACTGACAATTTTTGAtgggatttttaaaattcttgcaataaattttctttgaacACACTTCAATGTTATTTTCATCTTCTTCTTCTATAATTTCATTCTTGAGCGTTTTAGTATCGCCAGAGTGCTTATATACATAATCTTTGAGTTTGCCTTCTATTGTTTTTGCTCTAAGATTAACACTGTCTAATTCATTAAATAACATGTAACAGGTGTTACAAATTgaataattagtaattaacAATTCTTCTTCAACACAACTCTGAAGTAATGTTAAAAGAGAAGTTTTTGTATAGGAAGTAAAGGATTTTCGTAAATCAAATTGTACAGTTTCTACTGCTTGGTCGCATAAAGTACAAAGTAAAAGAgccatttcaaaaatgttcacaacttttttttaaaacagttCGTGTAGTCGGCCaactaaatttttattgcttatacatacataaaacacattaaaaaaactgtaattgtAAATTGTTCACTGTTCTAATGATGTTCAATCACATTACATTCCCAAcgtgttaatttaaaacactttAGGATCTGACTTTAGGTTAAGTCATAGACAGGaaattgacaaatgtcatataaCTTGGGTCGagattgataaataaaaacaattatcttgggtgcataaaaaataaaataagtacgACAATGCTTTTATAATGATATACTTCTTTAAAGTAAAGTGTAGgtactttattaaaaatattgttaaaatttgttagGACACCAGATCTATCCAACTCTTCTTTATGTAGGCTATCCAATATTTAGGTATTTGTAATGTTGGTTGTCTacattcatattttacaattaccGATTCTCTAGATGCGACCAATCAGAGCAATCCACATGTTTGAGAcggtggtggttttttaatCCGATTTCGTATAAACAGTAAAATACTTGTGATTAATCATTCTTTATAATATGTGAAGTgttgtttaagtaaaaatgaaaatgaactGTTGGTTCATTTTAGTTTCATTGTTATTTGTTTCGTTAACATCAGTTTTAGCGGGCAGAgacttttacaaaatattaggAGTATCAAAATCAGCAAGTTTACATGATATTAAAAAAGCATATCGTCGACTAGCCAAAGAACTTCATCCAGACAAGAATAAAGATGATCCTGAAGCTTCACAAAAATTCCAAGATTTAGGTGCAGCTTATGAAGTCTTATCAGATGATGAAAAACGCAAGAAATATGACCGATGTGGAGAAGATTGTCTTCAAAGGGATGGTATGATGGATAGTGGCATGGATCCATTTGCTAGTTTTTTTGGTGATTTTGGATTCCACTTTGGTGGCaacgaacaaaaacatgaGACACCAAGGGGAGCAGATGTGATAATGGATGTTGCAGTAACATTAGAAGACTTATATACAGgcacatttattgaaattactaGAAACAAGCCTGTCATGAAAGCAGCCAAAGGGACAAGAAAATGCAATTGTAGACAAGAAATGATCACAAGAAATTTAGGTCCTGGAAGGTTCCAGATGATGCAACAGACAGTTTGTGATGAATGTCCAAATGTTAAATTAGTTAATGAAGAACGTATTCTGGAGATGGAAGTTGAACCAGGGATGACTGATGGACAAGAAACTAAATTTACAGCAGAAGGTGAACCTCACCTTGATGGAGATCCTGGTGACTTGTtacttaaaattaagacacAGCCACATCCTGTTTTTGAGAGGAGAGGAGATGATCTTTATACAAATATCACAATAAGTTTACAAGTATACTTTCTTGTTCAAAATATAGTTGtacatattaatatttttatttgtaggATGCTTTAGTAGGATTTACAATGGAACTTCAACATCTAGATGGACATATGGTCTCAATAAGTAGAGATAAAATTACTTGGCCTAATGCTAGGATACGAAAAAAAGG includes the following:
- the Prx6a gene encoding peroxiredoxin-6; translation: MVNLGDIFPNFEAETTIGKINFHDWLGDLWGVLFSHPADFTPVCTTELARVVQLQSEFEKRGVKVIALSCDPVETHRKWLNDIKVYAGCSTEGFPYPIIADEDRKLSTSLQMIDPDERDADGIPLTARAVFIIDPRKRMRLSILYPATTGRNFSEILRVIDSLQLTDKHKVATPVDWKPQEHVMVQPSVSDEEVKTLFPLLTIVALPSGKNYIRKTPHP
- the LOC138131865 gene encoding reticulocalbin-2 gives rise to the protein MMCINFAVVLLVCALALNLIQFSDAGVMHSHSNDVHKERESDGAYSPRDHSHFSDSGEHHNEFDHEVILGSHKEAEEYDHLSPDEAKRRLRILLKKMDLNDDQQVDKKELKTWILRSFKMLSEEEANERLEDADEDNNGLVTWQEYLSDAYGMDNEENLSIGDENDQLIRDDKEMWKAADINNDGVLDSKEWNAFSHPEEHPSMLPIILEQTLREKDKDGDRFISFQEFVGDRAEEHDKDWLQVEKDKFDSDLDKDGDGKLSSNEILSWVVPSNEEIAEEEVQHLFASSDDDHDELLSFDEVLEHHDTFVGSEATDYGDHLHNIQHFEDEL
- the LOC138130153 gene encoding calcium load-activated calcium channel; translated protein: MWADTLLIVFISICTALLGEGLTWLMVYRTEKYQKLKTEVEKQSKRLEKRKEAHGDSLDKQHKKKIEREEERLKNNNRDLSLVKMKSMFAIGFAFTALLSMFNSIFDGRVVARLPFLPLTWIQGLSHRNLPGDDYYDCSFIFLYILCTMSIRQNIQKLLGFAPSRAASKQGNSIFGPSPGQFK
- the ScsbetaA gene encoding succinate--CoA ligase [ADP-forming] subunit beta, mitochondrial, whose product is MATMLRSVILAENVLLKNGTKILGSITPSWQPQKQQRRNLNVHEHISYTLLRDAGIQVPKFGVAKTKQEAKKIAEELATKDIVLKAQVLAGGRGKGHFKNGLKGGVRMVYSPEEAEDISGQMLGQYLVTKQTGEKGRICNLVMVAERKFPRKEFYFAIMMERAFAGPVIIASSQGGVNIEEVAAENPDAILYEPIDISKGLSKEQAETVAVKVGLSSQKEKTGQMLLKMYDLFCKKDALLIEINPYAEDAGETYFSLDAKFRFDDNAAFRQKELFALRDWTQEDEKEVAAAKFDLNYIALDGNIGCLVNGAGLAMATMDIISLHGGSPANFLDVGGGATAQAVKEAFKIITADPKVHAILVNIFGGIMRCDVIAEGIIAAAKELSLKMPIVCRLQGTNVDDAKVLIASSGLKILPVDNLDEAARLAVKLSNIVSLARDAKLDINFEIPL
- the LOC138130154 gene encoding thialysine N-epsilon-acetyltransferase, with the translated sequence MLKCSEVNVTIRKAKKEDMVQVYKLIKDLAEFEKLEKQVKIDASVLVEDGFKTENPAFTCLVAELSDGHIMGYALYYISYSTWLGKSIFLEDLYIQPAYRKIGVGKQLFMAVAKIAHELPSKRMDFHVLSWNPAGDFYKSLGAENLTTSEKWQLFRLNEDALNKMFE
- the LOC138130145 gene encoding zinc finger protein 665-like, encoding MALLLCTLCDQAVETVQFDLRKSFTSYTKTSLLTLLQSCVEEELLITNYSICNTCYMLFNELDSVNLRAKTIEGKLKDYVYKHSGDTKTLKNEIIEEEDENNIEVCSKKIYCKNFKNPIKNCQSELHDLDTSFDFDEVNSISEINPSLQDITLLNNGIEPTEKNYLKTENEPIVKKSEIREGNTSVLKPYKCHQCLKTWRTSAELKNHLSSHSKERPYVCEICGQAYKRQQALKIHVGMHKGINPFTCIYCNKSFTQKGALVRHIPIHTGELPFQCDLCGKRFVHHTSFNMHRLSHTGQKSYKCDICGLLLMSGSHLKRHIRVHTGEKKFSCNTCGKKFAEKYNLAVHEKLHLGVTKKKSISK
- the shv gene encoding dnaJ homolog shv — protein: MKMNCWFILVSLLFVSLTSVLAGRDFYKILGVSKSASLHDIKKAYRRLAKELHPDKNKDDPEASQKFQDLGAAYEVLSDDEKRKKYDRCGEDCLQRDGMMDSGMDPFASFFGDFGFHFGGNEQKHETPRGADVIMDVAVTLEDLYTGTFIEITRNKPVMKAAKGTRKCNCRQEMITRNLGPGRFQMMQQTVCDECPNVKLVNEERILEMEVEPGMTDGQETKFTAEGEPHLDGDPGDLLLKIKTQPHPVFERRGDDLYTNITISLQDALVGFTMELQHLDGHMVSISRDKITWPNARIRKKGEGMPNYDNNNLHGTLYITFDVEFPKQELSDDDKEAIKKILNQSSNNKVYNGLRGF